In Hirundo rustica isolate bHirRus1 chromosome 2, bHirRus1.pri.v3, whole genome shotgun sequence, one genomic interval encodes:
- the RPL31 gene encoding large ribosomal subunit protein eL31 isoform X2: protein MAPAKKGGEKKKGRSAINEVVTREYTINIHKRIHGVGFKKRAPRALKEIRKFAMKEMGTPDVRIDTRLNKAVWAKGIRNVPYRIRVRLSRKRNEDEDSPNKLYTLVTYVPVTTFKV from the exons ATGGCTCCCGCAAAGAAAGGCGGCGAGAAGAAGAAGGGGCGCTCTGCCATCAACGAAGTAGTAACTCGGGAATACACCATCAACATTCACAAGCGGATCCATGGCGT GGGCTTCAAGAAGCGAGCACCGCGCGCTCTCAAGGAAATCCGTAAATTTGCGATGAAGGAGATGGGTACTCCTGATGTTCGCATTGATACCAGATTGAACAAAGCAGTCTGGGCTAAAGGAATAAG GAATGTTCCTTACCGTATCCGAGTGCGTTTGTCCAGAAAGCGCAATGAGGATGAGGACTCTCCCAACAAGCTGTACACTCTGGTTACCTATGTACCAGTCACAACATTCAAAG tttaa
- the RPL31 gene encoding large ribosomal subunit protein eL31 isoform X1 gives MAPAKKGGEKKKGRSAINEVVTREYTINIHKRIHGVGFKKRAPRALKEIRKFAMKEMGTPDVRIDTRLNKAVWAKGIRNVPYRIRVRLSRKRNEDEDSPNKLYTLVTYVPVTTFKGLQTVNVDEN, from the exons ATGGCTCCCGCAAAGAAAGGCGGCGAGAAGAAGAAGGGGCGCTCTGCCATCAACGAAGTAGTAACTCGGGAATACACCATCAACATTCACAAGCGGATCCATGGCGT GGGCTTCAAGAAGCGAGCACCGCGCGCTCTCAAGGAAATCCGTAAATTTGCGATGAAGGAGATGGGTACTCCTGATGTTCGCATTGATACCAGATTGAACAAAGCAGTCTGGGCTAAAGGAATAAG GAATGTTCCTTACCGTATCCGAGTGCGTTTGTCCAGAAAGCGCAATGAGGATGAGGACTCTCCCAACAAGCTGTACACTCTGGTTACCTATGTACCAGTCACAACATTCAAAG GTCTACAGACAGTCAATGTGGatgaaaattaa